Sequence from the Salinicoccus sp. Bachu38 genome:
GGGATGGACGATGATGTCTCCATTTTTAAAGTGGCGCGGCTGCGCATCGTCAACCATACACCCTGTGCCATCCATTTTTCCTATATACGTGAGGATGCGGTACCTGATATTAATGAAGAAACGAAGCAGCTCGCCTCCATGTTCAACTACTATGGGAAGAATGGCTACACGAACCTGAAGTCGATGGATACACATATCCATACGGCGTTTCCGACATTGGATGAACAGCGACATCTGGAGTGCGAGGAGCTGGTGCCGCTGATCGTGTATGAATCGCAGACGATGGATCTCGATACGAACCGAATACTGGAACAGACACGGATACTCTACCGGAGCGACCTTTTCAAGCATGCGCTCGGGTCCGTGAACTGATTGGGGGATGACTTTACGTCATCCTCTTTTTATATTCACAAAATCAACCGGCTCTTTACAGATTTTACAGACTCTTAAAGGTCACCAGCTTGGCAACAAGTTAGGATGTAGTTAAGGGAGGCATGATGATGAATAAAAAACGCTGGACATCTCTATTTATAAAATACGGCAAGGAGGAGGCCACCGATTTCCTGGATACATACCGGAATGCAGTGCCTTTTCAGATCATCTCGGAACCGGCTGAAGGGCTGACGATGATCAAGGTCAGGGAGCATGCGGAGAACAGTCTTTTCTATATCGGGGAAATGCTGGTGACGGAAACGAAGATCAGACAGGAGCAGACGGTCGGGCTTGGCGTGGTGAAGGGCTCCGACAGGAATCTCAGCATGGCAGTCGCCTTCATCGATCTGTGCTTCAGTCTGGATGTGCTCGCGGATGAACTGGAACAGATTCTGGAATCGCTGGAAATGAAAGAAGCGGCATATATCAAGGAACGGACGCAGAAGATACTTAAAACCAAAGTGGATTTCGACATGATGGCAGAATAGGAGGCATATATATGACAACACTGGTACATGAGACACAGAGACACTACCGGGAACTCGTGGATCTCTTCAGCCGGCCGGGGGAGGTCAGGCGTTCGAAGTTCGATACACCGAACTTCACTTCATACTCGGATGCAGTGCTGGCGACGGTGCTGACACTGTTCGACAATGAGATATTCTTCAATACGGCAGATCGCAAGGATGCGGATGAGTTTCTGACACTGACGGGCGGCCAGCATACAAAAGATTTTGGAAAGAGCGACTTCATCGTCGTGAAGGCCGAAGAACTGAATGCAGGACTGATGGAAGGGGCAAGGATCGGCACTTTGGCCTCTCCTGAAAAGTCGACGACATTCATCATCGAAGTGGCATCCATCGGGGAAGGGCACGCGTACATACTCCAGGGTCCCGGCATAAAGACGGCGAACACGCTTGAGATGACGCTTGACCCGGAATGGATCGTGTGGCGCAACACGCTGTGCAGTGAATTCCCCCTCGGGGTCGATCTGGTCATCATCGACCGGACGGACCGGATGGCGGTCATACCAAGAACAACGACAGTGGAGGTGATGTAGATGGGCTACGTTGCAGTGAAGGGCGGTACGAAGGCCATCGAGGCATCGGTTGAAATGTATCGGAATAAATCGCAGCACGACGAGGAGCTGGATGTCGGCGTGGTCAGGACGCACATGAATCAGCTGATCAACCAGGTCATGTCGGAAGCGAGCCTTTACGACCGCGATCTTGCGGCACTGGCAGTCAGGCAGGCCGAAGGGAATATGGAGGAGGCGGTGTTCCTTCTCCGTGCCCATCGGTCGACGCTGCCGAGGCTCCATTATTCCACGGTGACGAACACACGCGACATGTTCGTCGAACGCCGTGTGTCGGCAAGCTTCAAGGATATCCCGGGTGGACAGATCCTCGGTGCATCCCCGGACTTCACCCATCGTCTGCTGGATGATTCGGATGTATATGACAGTGGAGCGCTCCACGAGGAGACCGATGTTTCTGCATACGGCTATCGTCTCGATGACCTGCCGAAGGTGGTCGACTACCTCGAGCAGGAGGGGCTGTTCGAAAAATACCCGGAAGATGACAGGGAACCGGATGACATCACGAAGCGAAGCATCGAATTCCCGAGTTCGAGAAGCGAGCGGCTCCAGTCGCTGACACGCGGACAGACGGGAGCAGTGACTTCACTCGGATATGCAGAAATCAGGGGATATGGCTATTCCTCCCATCCGAACATCGGCGAAGTGCGGGTCGGCCAGCAGCCGGTCCACATCGATCCATTCGATGATGGGGATGCATACTATGTCGGTGACGTAGAACTGACGGAAGTGGAGGCATTCATGCCAGCGGACGGTGCAGAGGAAGAATCAGAAGGCGGCCAGGAGAAGACATTCAGAATCGGCTACGGCCTCACATTCGGTCAGAATGAAACGAAGGCCATAGCGATGAGTGTGCTCGACTACAGTCTGAGCCACCCGATCGAAGGGGTGGCGACATGCGATGACGAGTTCGTCCTCCTCCATGTGGATTCCGTGGAATCGACCGGATTCATCTCGCACTTGAAGCTGCCGCACTATGTCACCTTCCAATCCGTACTGGACCGGGTGAGACAGACGAAAGGAGAGAAATCGGAATGAAACAGAACTATGCCTTTCTCGATGAGAACTCCAAGAAGGAGATCAGACGCAAAACATTGAAGGCCATCGCAATCCCCGGCTACCAGGTCCCGTTCGCTTCGAGGGAACTGCCGATTGCACGGGGCTGGGGGACCGGCGGACTGCAGCTGACCCTCTCCCTTGTCGGACAAAGCGATGTGCTGAAGGTGATCGACCAGGGCGCCGACGAATCGGTCAATGCCGTCAACATCAGGAAGCTGATCCAGGATACGACATGTGTGCCGGATACCATTCATACGAGTGAGGCGACACTCATCCAGTCGCGCCACCGTGTGCCGGAAGTGCCGCTCGAACCCTACCAGATACTCGTGCTCCAGGTGCCGCTGCCGGAACCGCTCCGGCCGGTCGAACCGAGCGAGCGCATCACCAAGCAGCTCCATGCGGACAGGGAGTACAGCGGCGCCTGGCTCAGGCTGTTCGAGCAGATCATGAAGTACGGCTCGATTACGGATGATGCGGACTATCCCGTCCTCGTCAACGGCCGCTATGTCATGGCACCGAGTCCGATTCCACGGTTCGATAATCCGAAGCTCGATGACAATGACGGACTCATCCTGCTCGGGGCCGGACGCGAGAAGAAGATATATGCCATCCCGCCATACACGAAGGTGAGCTCGCTCGCATTCGACGATCATCCATTCGAAGTTGAATCCTTCGATGACGTATCCTGCCGGGAGTCCGGACTCACAGGTGTCTACATGGACGAGCTGGTCGACGACGAGACGGGGGAAACGTATTACGTGACGAACGATACAAGCTATATGCTTGAACAACTCAACAAGGCAGGTTCTGTGCGATGAAGACAGCAGATAATTTGGCGATCAGCGTCAGCAACGTCAGCAAATTCTATGGGGACAGGTGCAGCTACTGTGTAGAGGACGATGCCGTGCTCAACAGGAACATGTGCCCCGAGTGCCATACTGTCTTCGCCTGCGATGATGTCTCCTTCGACCTCCATAACGGCGAGATCCTCGGCATCGTGGGCGAGAGCGGCAGCGGCAAGAGCACACTGATGAAGATGCTCTACTTCGACCAGACGCCTTCGGAAGGCGAATACCGTATATCGGGATTCGATGGGCGGCAGACGGATGTCTTCGGATTATCCAGCCAGGCGAAGCGGCAGATACGG
This genomic interval carries:
- a CDS encoding phosphonate C-P lyase system protein PhnG produces the protein MMMNKKRWTSLFIKYGKEEATDFLDTYRNAVPFQIISEPAEGLTMIKVREHAENSLFYIGEMLVTETKIRQEQTVGLGVVKGSDRNLSMAVAFIDLCFSLDVLADELEQILESLEMKEAAYIKERTQKILKTKVDFDMMAE
- the phnH gene encoding phosphonate C-P lyase system protein PhnH, with the translated sequence MTTLVHETQRHYRELVDLFSRPGEVRRSKFDTPNFTSYSDAVLATVLTLFDNEIFFNTADRKDADEFLTLTGGQHTKDFGKSDFIVVKAEELNAGLMEGARIGTLASPEKSTTFIIEVASIGEGHAYILQGPGIKTANTLEMTLDPEWIVWRNTLCSEFPLGVDLVIIDRTDRMAVIPRTTTVEVM
- a CDS encoding carbon-phosphorus lyase complex subunit PhnI — translated: MGYVAVKGGTKAIEASVEMYRNKSQHDEELDVGVVRTHMNQLINQVMSEASLYDRDLAALAVRQAEGNMEEAVFLLRAHRSTLPRLHYSTVTNTRDMFVERRVSASFKDIPGGQILGASPDFTHRLLDDSDVYDSGALHEETDVSAYGYRLDDLPKVVDYLEQEGLFEKYPEDDREPDDITKRSIEFPSSRSERLQSLTRGQTGAVTSLGYAEIRGYGYSSHPNIGEVRVGQQPVHIDPFDDGDAYYVGDVELTEVEAFMPADGAEEESEGGQEKTFRIGYGLTFGQNETKAIAMSVLDYSLSHPIEGVATCDDEFVLLHVDSVESTGFISHLKLPHYVTFQSVLDRVRQTKGEKSE
- a CDS encoding alpha-D-ribose 1-methylphosphonate 5-phosphate C-P-lyase PhnJ yields the protein MKQNYAFLDENSKKEIRRKTLKAIAIPGYQVPFASRELPIARGWGTGGLQLTLSLVGQSDVLKVIDQGADESVNAVNIRKLIQDTTCVPDTIHTSEATLIQSRHRVPEVPLEPYQILVLQVPLPEPLRPVEPSERITKQLHADREYSGAWLRLFEQIMKYGSITDDADYPVLVNGRYVMAPSPIPRFDNPKLDDNDGLILLGAGREKKIYAIPPYTKVSSLAFDDHPFEVESFDDVSCRESGLTGVYMDELVDDETGETYYVTNDTSYMLEQLNKAGSVR